In the genome of Gammaproteobacteria bacterium, one region contains:
- the cobO gene encoding cob(I)yrinic acid a,c-diamide adenosyltransferase, whose product MSDSGLNQRHKDRMVRRKEVVDAGIARAQDERGIIIVHTGNGKGKSSSAFGMVARALGHDMRVGVVQFIKGSFSTGEESFFRRFPEVDYNVMGEGYTWETQNRERDVATARKAWDKAVSMLQDPEYDLVILDEMNIVLKMHYVPLDEVIQVLQARPVMQHVVLTGRGAPEGLIEVADTVTEMREIKHAYKAGIKAQKGVEL is encoded by the coding sequence ATGAGTGACTCAGGCCTGAATCAACGCCACAAAGATCGTATGGTTCGTCGTAAAGAAGTTGTCGACGCGGGGATCGCACGTGCGCAGGACGAGCGTGGCATCATCATCGTGCATACGGGTAATGGCAAGGGCAAAAGTAGCTCGGCCTTTGGCATGGTTGCACGGGCACTGGGACATGACATGCGTGTCGGCGTGGTGCAGTTTATCAAAGGATCTTTCTCTACCGGTGAAGAAAGCTTTTTCCGTCGTTTCCCCGAAGTCGATTACAACGTGATGGGCGAAGGCTATACCTGGGAAACACAGAATCGCGAACGAGATGTCGCAACAGCGCGTAAGGCTTGGGATAAGGCCGTAAGCATGTTGCAAGATCCAGAATATGATCTGGTCATACTTGATGAAATGAATATTGTGCTTAAGATGCACTATGTACCGCTAGATGAAGTCATTCAGGTCTTACAGGCACGACCGGTAATGCAACACGTAGTATTAACCGGTCGCGGTGCGCCCGAAGGTCTGATCGAAGTCGCCGATACCGTAACTGAAATGCGTGAAATCAAACATGCCTATAAGGCTGGCATCAAAGCGCAAAAAGGCGTGGAGTTATAG
- a CDS encoding ABC transporter ATP-binding protein has translation MSIDVRDLTLQIGEKTVCRNLSLTFSHGERWAILGVNGVGKSTLLHALIDTQAESASHIFIDGLCLSDYKAHRRTLAQKTGLLLQEYSYSFPCTVLEAVMIGRHPYNTSWVGDSKEDEHIAQNALRQTGIGHLRNRYVDTLSGGEKRRMNLATLLTQSPDYMLLDEPTNHLDLHAQVEMLELITTISTDANQAAIMVMHDANLARRYCDKALMLFGEGKCLAGDVSEIIQAEQLQQLYGCEIHTYEVQGRQVFLPI, from the coding sequence ATGAGTATCGACGTTCGCGATTTGACGCTACAGATTGGTGAGAAAACCGTGTGTAGAAATTTGTCGCTGACCTTTAGTCACGGTGAGCGTTGGGCAATATTGGGTGTCAATGGGGTAGGGAAATCGACGCTTTTACATGCCTTGATCGATACGCAGGCGGAAAGCGCCAGCCATATTTTTATCGATGGACTTTGCCTCTCCGACTATAAGGCTCATCGCCGAACTCTGGCACAAAAAACAGGCCTGTTACTTCAGGAATACAGCTATAGTTTTCCGTGTACCGTTCTGGAAGCGGTCATGATAGGACGACATCCCTATAACACCAGTTGGGTTGGTGATAGCAAGGAAGACGAACATATTGCGCAAAACGCCTTGCGCCAAACAGGCATAGGGCATTTACGAAATCGCTATGTCGATACCTTGTCCGGTGGTGAAAAAAGGCGTATGAATCTGGCGACTCTGTTAACGCAGAGTCCCGACTATATGTTGCTCGATGAGCCGACGAATCACCTCGATTTACACGCTCAGGTAGAAATGCTGGAGTTGATCACTACCATTTCAACGGATGCGAATCAGGCCGCAATTATGGTTATGCACGACGCCAATCTCGCCAGGCGTTATTGTGACAAAGCATTAATGCTTTTTGGGGAAGGAAAATGTTTGGCAGGTGATGTTTCCGAGATTATACAGGCTGAACAATTGCAACAGCTTTATGGCTGTGAGATTCACACCTATGAAGTACAAGGCCGACAAGTGTTTTTGCCAATATGA
- a CDS encoding cobalamin-binding protein, with product MKFTLLLIAILISLPTTLLAEIVVTDDAGTVLTLDKTATRVVSLSPGLTEMLFAAGGGEYIKGVVSYSDYPEEAKALPQVGGYNNIDIETIVSMKPDLVVSWKSGNPPLQISKLQSLGLNVFISEMREFDDIPRTLTQLGTIMGTESHALKAAKEFTTQLNALRAQYNPENTQPKSVYIQIWNDPLMSINGDHLISRIVGLCNGKNIFQNVQTVTITLDAETIIKENPDAIIATREGEQGEQWLSRWRGWPFLKAVKQGELYMANPDHLVRHTPRIINGIKQVCGMLQAAH from the coding sequence ATGAAATTCACGCTACTGTTAATAGCCATTTTGATCAGTTTGCCGACGACTTTACTGGCGGAGATAGTTGTTACCGATGATGCGGGGACTGTGCTTACATTGGATAAGACGGCGACACGAGTGGTTAGTTTATCCCCCGGCCTTACCGAAATGCTATTTGCGGCCGGTGGCGGCGAATACATAAAAGGCGTGGTCAGTTATAGTGATTACCCAGAGGAAGCCAAAGCGCTACCGCAAGTAGGTGGCTATAATAACATCGACATTGAAACCATCGTCAGCATGAAGCCAGATCTTGTCGTGTCGTGGAAAAGTGGCAATCCGCCACTGCAAATCAGCAAGCTACAGTCGCTCGGTTTGAATGTTTTTATCAGTGAGATGCGAGAATTCGACGATATCCCTCGTACGCTTACACAACTCGGAACGATAATGGGAACTGAAAGCCATGCCCTAAAAGCGGCGAAGGAGTTCACTACCCAATTGAATGCCTTGCGCGCGCAATACAATCCTGAAAATACGCAGCCAAAATCCGTCTATATACAAATATGGAATGATCCCTTAATGTCGATTAATGGCGATCACCTAATTTCACGTATAGTGGGATTGTGTAATGGCAAAAACATTTTTCAAAATGTGCAGACGGTCACGATTACGCTTGACGCCGAAACGATTATTAAGGAAAACCCGGACGCCATAATTGCCACCAGAGAGGGCGAGCAAGGAGAACAATGGTTGTCACGCTGGCGTGGCTGGCCGTTTCTAAAAGCGGTTAAACAAGGGGAGCTGTATATGGCAAACCCAGATCACCTGGTGCGGCATACGCCACGTATCATTAACGGTATTAAACAGGTCTGCGGAATGTTACAAGCAGCGCATTAG